From the genome of Solidesulfovibrio carbinolicus, one region includes:
- the trx-GI gene encoding heat resistance system thioredoxin Trx-GI, with amino-acid sequence MKNELHIVCPHCQSINSVPAAKLADRPNCGRCQQPLFTGEPIELTTATFSRHVERSDLPLLVDFWAPWCGPCKMMAPQFQQAARQLEPGIRLAKVNTEAEPHLAAQFGIRSIPTLALFQGGREIARQAGAMGSQDIVRWASAQVGR; translated from the coding sequence ATGAAAAATGAACTCCACATCGTCTGCCCACATTGCCAGTCCATCAACAGCGTGCCGGCCGCCAAGCTCGCGGATCGTCCCAACTGCGGCCGCTGCCAGCAGCCCTTGTTCACCGGCGAGCCCATCGAGTTGACGACGGCGACGTTCTCGCGCCACGTGGAGCGCAGCGATCTGCCGCTGCTGGTCGATTTCTGGGCGCCCTGGTGCGGGCCGTGCAAGATGATGGCGCCGCAGTTTCAACAAGCCGCGCGCCAGCTCGAACCCGGGATCAGGCTGGCAAAGGTGAACACCGAGGCTGAGCCCCACCTGGCCGCGCAGTTCGGTATCCGCAGCATTCCGACGCTCGCCCTGTTCCAGGGCGGACGTGAGATCGCCCGCCAGGCAGGCGCCATGGGCTCGCAGGACATCGTGCGCTGGGCATCTGCACAGGTGGGGCGCTGA
- the yfdX1 gene encoding heat resistance protein YfdX1: MNIKQPQYIFSALALAVVVGLSGPALAQSAAGSSPGAAAPSAASKAAQPQVDDKVAREAAEKRAELAQDAITALAKTHEALILLDAKKTKEALAALELASGKLELVLARDPKLALAPVDVRVITHDIHANVESVKKAVKLSQELLGDGEVQKARPIVANLASEIVIETDNLPMATYPAAIKSAARLIDSGKIDDAKAELARALNTLVVTSVAFPLPVLRAEAAMAKAEKLAETDKRDAKQNEELSTLLSSVRTEIELAQILGYGKKEDFKPIFDQVKSIEQKSAGGKSGNGWFDELKTRIQKLF; this comes from the coding sequence ATGAATATCAAACAGCCACAATACATCTTCTCCGCACTTGCCCTGGCGGTCGTCGTCGGACTGAGCGGACCGGCTCTGGCCCAATCGGCGGCAGGTTCTAGCCCAGGTGCTGCAGCACCCTCTGCCGCATCCAAGGCGGCACAGCCACAGGTAGATGACAAGGTCGCCCGGGAAGCCGCGGAAAAGCGCGCCGAACTCGCCCAAGATGCAATCACTGCGCTGGCCAAGACCCATGAGGCATTGATCCTCCTTGATGCAAAGAAGACCAAGGAGGCGCTCGCTGCGCTGGAACTGGCCAGCGGAAAGCTGGAACTGGTATTGGCGCGTGACCCAAAACTTGCTTTGGCGCCCGTCGATGTACGCGTCATCACCCACGATATCCACGCCAACGTGGAATCGGTAAAGAAAGCGGTCAAGTTGTCTCAGGAGTTGTTGGGTGATGGCGAGGTGCAAAAGGCCCGGCCCATCGTTGCCAATCTGGCCAGCGAAATCGTGATCGAAACCGACAACCTGCCGATGGCAACGTACCCGGCAGCGATCAAGTCGGCCGCACGGCTCATCGACAGCGGCAAGATCGACGACGCCAAGGCGGAACTCGCCCGAGCACTGAACACGCTGGTGGTGACCTCGGTCGCCTTTCCTCTGCCCGTGCTACGGGCTGAAGCCGCGATGGCAAAAGCTGAAAAGCTGGCCGAGACTGACAAGCGCGATGCCAAGCAGAACGAGGAGCTCAGCACCTTGCTGTCGTCCGTGCGCACGGAGATCGAGCTGGCGCAAATCCTGGGTTATGGCAAGAAGGAGGACTTCAAACCCATCTTCGATCAGGTGAAGTCCATTGAGCAAAAGTCGGCTGGTGGCAAAAGCGGCAATGGATGGTTCGACGAGTTGAAGACGCGCATCCAAAAGCTGTTTTGA
- the clpK gene encoding heat shock survival AAA family ATPase ClpK, whose amino-acid sequence MARKQCQVCGQPATVRVEANLNGRHSTMLLCDDHYLQLVRQQKRTVSPLEALFGSRSGLFEDFLGSDFFRIGDDAPSMAADTDEVVDASFGEPAPAGTGTARRRGSGLASRISEQSEALLQEAARHAAEFGRAEVDTEHLLLALSDSDVVKTILGQFKIKVDDLKRQIESEAKRGDKPFEGEIGVSPRVKDALSRAFVASNELGHSYVGPEHFLIGLAEEGEGLAANLLRRYGLTPQALRQQVSKVVGKGAEDGRAETPTNTPELDKYSRDLTKMAREGKLDPVIGRAQEIETTIEVLARRKKNNPVLIGEPGVGKTAIVEGLAQRMVAGEVPETLRDKRLVELNINAMVAGAKYRGEFEERVQKVLKEVTEHQGELILFIDEVHAIVGAGQGGGEGGLDVANVFKPMMARGELNLIGATTLNEYQKYIEKDAALERRFQPVMVPEPTVAQTMMILRGLRDTFEAHHKVSITEDAIIAAAELSDRYITARFLPDKAIDLLDQAAARVKLSATARPVAVQELESELHQLRREQDYVASRKQYDKAAELGKRIEAKETELKKLVEEWERERASGSAEVKAEHVAQIVSRLTGIPVNELTVEEREKLLHLEQRLHERLVGQDEAVRAVADAVRLSRAGLREGSKPVATFLFLGPTGVGKTELAKALAESIYGDEGALLRIDMSEYGERHTVARLVGAPPGYVGYDEGGQLTEKVRRKPYSVLLLDEIEKAHPDVYNILLQVFDDGRLTDGKGRVVDFTNTIIIATSNLGSDIIQRRLKARGAAGEEYEKTKSEVMDVLRGHFRPEFLNRIDEIIVFHALGKEEIRHIVGLQLDRVARNAASQGVTLTFDQTLIDHFAEEGYKPEFGARELKRLIRSELETALAREMLGGGIGKGDHANARWDDKAERVVFERQEPPAKPVEPEKPDAANVAEAPPSDESKPARKKKPAGGES is encoded by the coding sequence ATGGCCAGAAAACAATGCCAAGTCTGCGGCCAGCCCGCCACGGTGCGGGTGGAAGCCAATCTCAATGGTCGCCACAGCACCATGCTGTTGTGTGACGATCACTATCTCCAACTGGTGCGCCAGCAAAAGCGCACCGTCTCACCGCTGGAAGCCTTGTTCGGCTCGCGCAGCGGGCTATTCGAAGACTTCCTTGGCAGCGACTTCTTCCGCATCGGTGACGACGCACCGTCCATGGCGGCCGATACCGACGAGGTCGTCGATGCCTCGTTCGGCGAACCCGCCCCGGCCGGTACGGGCACCGCGCGCCGTCGCGGCAGTGGGCTCGCCAGCCGTATCAGCGAACAGTCCGAGGCCCTATTGCAGGAGGCCGCCCGACACGCTGCAGAGTTCGGGCGCGCCGAAGTCGATACCGAACACCTGCTGCTGGCGCTATCCGACAGCGACGTGGTCAAGACCATCCTGGGGCAGTTCAAGATCAAGGTCGATGACCTCAAGCGCCAGATCGAATCCGAAGCCAAGCGCGGCGATAAGCCGTTCGAGGGCGAGATCGGCGTGTCGCCCCGGGTCAAGGACGCGCTCAGCCGTGCTTTCGTGGCCTCCAACGAACTCGGCCACTCTTATGTCGGGCCGGAGCATTTCCTGATCGGGCTCGCCGAGGAAGGCGAAGGTTTGGCGGCCAACCTGCTGCGCCGTTACGGCCTCACGCCGCAAGCGCTGCGCCAGCAGGTAAGCAAGGTGGTCGGCAAAGGGGCCGAGGATGGCCGCGCCGAGACGCCGACCAACACGCCGGAACTCGACAAGTATTCGCGCGACCTCACCAAGATGGCGCGCGAGGGCAAGCTCGATCCGGTCATCGGCCGCGCGCAGGAGATCGAGACGACCATCGAAGTGCTGGCCCGGCGCAAGAAGAACAACCCGGTGCTGATCGGTGAGCCCGGCGTCGGCAAGACCGCCATTGTCGAAGGACTGGCGCAGCGGATGGTCGCCGGCGAAGTGCCCGAGACGCTGCGCGACAAGCGTCTGGTCGAACTCAACATCAACGCCATGGTGGCAGGCGCCAAGTACCGCGGCGAGTTCGAGGAGCGCGTGCAGAAGGTGCTCAAGGAAGTGACCGAGCACCAGGGCGAGCTGATTCTCTTCATCGACGAGGTGCACGCCATCGTCGGTGCAGGCCAGGGTGGCGGCGAAGGCGGGCTGGACGTGGCCAACGTGTTTAAGCCGATGATGGCGCGCGGCGAACTGAACCTGATCGGCGCCACCACGCTCAACGAGTATCAGAAGTACATCGAAAAGGATGCCGCGCTGGAGCGTCGCTTCCAGCCGGTGATGGTGCCCGAGCCGACCGTGGCGCAGACCATGATGATCCTGCGCGGCCTGCGCGATACCTTCGAGGCGCACCACAAGGTCAGCATCACCGAGGATGCGATCATCGCCGCCGCCGAGTTGTCGGACCGCTACATCACCGCGCGCTTTTTGCCTGACAAGGCCATCGACCTGCTCGACCAGGCGGCCGCACGCGTGAAGCTGTCGGCTACGGCCCGCCCGGTGGCGGTGCAAGAGTTGGAGTCCGAACTGCACCAGCTGCGGCGTGAGCAGGACTATGTGGCCTCGCGCAAGCAGTACGACAAGGCCGCCGAGCTGGGCAAGCGCATTGAGGCCAAGGAGACTGAACTCAAGAAGCTCGTCGAGGAATGGGAACGCGAGCGCGCCTCGGGCAGCGCCGAAGTCAAGGCCGAGCATGTCGCGCAGATCGTCTCACGCCTGACCGGCATTCCGGTCAACGAGCTGACGGTGGAAGAGCGCGAGAAGCTGCTGCATCTGGAGCAGCGGCTGCACGAGCGCCTGGTGGGCCAGGACGAAGCGGTGCGCGCGGTGGCCGATGCCGTGCGGTTGTCGCGGGCGGGGCTGCGCGAGGGCAGCAAGCCGGTTGCTACTTTCCTGTTCCTCGGACCGACCGGCGTGGGCAAGACCGAGCTCGCCAAGGCGCTGGCCGAGTCCATCTATGGCGATGAAGGTGCGCTGCTGCGCATCGACATGTCCGAGTACGGGGAACGCCATACCGTGGCACGCCTGGTGGGCGCGCCTCCGGGCTATGTGGGCTATGACGAGGGCGGCCAGCTCACCGAGAAAGTGCGGCGCAAACCCTACAGCGTGTTGCTGCTGGACGAGATCGAGAAGGCTCACCCCGACGTCTACAACATCCTGCTGCAGGTGTTCGACGACGGGCGGCTCACCGACGGCAAGGGCCGGGTGGTGGATTTCACCAATACCATCATCATCGCCACCTCGAACTTGGGCTCGGACATCATCCAGCGTCGGCTGAAGGCCCGTGGCGCCGCCGGCGAGGAATACGAGAAGACCAAGTCCGAGGTGATGGACGTGCTGCGCGGACACTTCCGCCCCGAGTTCCTCAACCGCATCGACGAGATCATCGTCTTCCATGCGCTGGGCAAGGAGGAGATCCGCCATATCGTCGGCCTGCAGCTCGATCGTGTGGCCCGCAACGCCGCCAGCCAGGGCGTGACGTTGACCTTCGACCAGACCTTGATCGATCACTTCGCGGAGGAAGGCTACAAGCCCGAGTTCGGCGCGCGTGAGCTCAAGCGGCTGATCCGCAGCGAGCTGGAGACGGCACTGGCGCGCGAGATGCTCGGTGGTGGCATCGGCAAGGGCGATCACGCCAACGCCCGCTGGGATGACAAGGCCGAACGGGTGGTCTTCGAGCGCCAGGAGCCGCCCGCGAAGCCGGTCGAGCCTGAAAAGCCCGATGCCGCGAACGTGGCCGAGGCACCGCCTAGCGACGAGAGCAAGCCTGCGCGCAAGAAGAAGCCGGCGGGCGGCGAATCTTGA
- a CDS encoding HdeD family acid-resistance protein produces the protein MNANTIADSNADNPADAVCSLTQNWWLFALRGIFALIFAVLAFWMPHSALFAMTIVFGAFSLVNGAFNLVAAVRQMRQKQRWGWLLFSGIVGILTGVVVVVAPLAATLALAYFLWVSVAFWAIFTGMLEISAAVRLRREIKGEIWLALSGLLSVLLGAIILWMFFTRPIESFLAAGWVLGFHAAIFGMTLLLLSWRLRKARQR, from the coding sequence ATGAATGCAAATACCATCGCCGATTCGAATGCGGATAACCCTGCCGATGCCGTGTGTTCACTGACCCAAAATTGGTGGTTGTTTGCGCTGCGCGGCATATTCGCGTTGATTTTTGCAGTCCTCGCATTCTGGATGCCACACTCGGCTTTGTTCGCCATGACGATAGTGTTCGGCGCATTTTCTTTGGTCAATGGTGCGTTCAACCTGGTTGCAGCGGTGCGGCAAATGCGGCAAAAGCAGCGCTGGGGCTGGCTGTTGTTCAGCGGCATCGTCGGCATACTCACCGGTGTCGTTGTGGTAGTTGCCCCTCTGGCTGCCACTTTGGCGTTGGCCTATTTCTTGTGGGTAAGCGTGGCATTCTGGGCAATTTTCACCGGTATGCTGGAGATATCCGCCGCCGTTCGTCTACGCCGGGAAATCAAGGGCGAGATCTGGCTTGCCCTCAGCGGCCTGCTTTCCGTGCTCCTCGGTGCGATCATCCTATGGATGTTTTTTACCCGCCCGATCGAATCATTTCTGGCCGCGGGCTGGGTATTGGGTTTCCATGCTGCGATCTTCGGTATGACTCTTTTGCTTCTTAGTTGGCGTTTGCGCAAAGCGCGTCAGAGGTAA
- the ftsH gene encoding ATP-dependent zinc metalloprotease FtsH codes for MEKKDQWNIGYWIVAGLLLLTLQNYWQAAKTVEPVPYSEFEKALAEGRVAEVLVSDRTVTGRLKSPDSRGKTTIVATRVEPDLAEQLSKYDVSYARVVESTWLRDVLSWILPAVAFFGVWFFLFRRFAEKQGMGGFLSIGKSRAKVFMEKNTGVTFADVAGVDEAKAELVEIVDFLKNPQDYGRLGARIPKGVLLVGPPGTGKTLLAKAVAGEAGVPFFSISGSEFVEMFVGVGAARVRDLFEQARGQAPAIIFIDELDALGRARGVGGPIGGHDEREQTLNQLLTEMDGFDSSVGLIILAATNRPEILDQALLRAGRFDRQVLVDRPDKKGRLDILKVHVKKVTLAQDIDLEQVAALTTGFSGADLANLVNEAALAATRRKASAVELQDFTAAIERIVAGLEKKNRLLNPKERETVAYHEMGHALVALALPGTDPVHKISIIPRGIGALGYTLQRPTEDRFLMTRTDLEHKIAVLLGGRAAEKLVFGELSTGAADDLARATDIARDMITRFGMDEGLGYIAFEAQRPRFLDTPELAHGGCRVAESTQARIDQAIRDIVMGVFERAYRILDTNRAVLERCARELLARETLDENDILQLTQGLVLDRNEK; via the coding sequence ATGGAAAAGAAAGATCAATGGAACATTGGCTACTGGATCGTCGCCGGCCTGTTGCTGCTGACGCTGCAGAACTACTGGCAGGCGGCCAAGACCGTCGAGCCCGTGCCCTACAGCGAATTCGAGAAGGCGCTGGCCGAGGGGCGCGTCGCCGAAGTGCTGGTGTCGGACCGCACGGTCACCGGGCGCCTGAAGTCGCCGGACAGCCGGGGCAAGACCACCATCGTGGCCACCCGCGTCGAACCCGACCTGGCCGAGCAGCTGTCGAAATACGATGTGTCCTACGCGCGAGTGGTGGAAAGCACCTGGCTGCGTGATGTGCTCTCCTGGATTCTGCCGGCCGTGGCCTTCTTCGGCGTCTGGTTCTTCCTGTTCCGCCGCTTCGCCGAGAAGCAGGGCATGGGTGGTTTCCTGAGCATCGGCAAGAGTCGCGCCAAGGTGTTCATGGAGAAGAACACCGGCGTCACCTTTGCCGATGTCGCGGGTGTCGATGAGGCCAAGGCCGAGCTGGTCGAAATCGTCGACTTCCTGAAGAACCCGCAGGATTACGGCCGCCTCGGCGCGCGCATCCCGAAAGGTGTGTTGCTGGTTGGCCCGCCCGGCACGGGCAAGACCCTGCTGGCCAAGGCCGTGGCGGGCGAGGCCGGGGTACCGTTCTTCTCTATCTCCGGCTCGGAGTTCGTCGAGATGTTTGTCGGCGTGGGCGCGGCGCGGGTGCGCGACCTGTTCGAGCAGGCGCGCGGGCAGGCGCCGGCCATCATCTTCATCGATGAACTCGACGCGCTGGGCCGTGCACGCGGCGTCGGCGGGCCCATCGGCGGCCACGACGAGCGTGAGCAGACGCTCAACCAGCTGCTCACCGAGATGGACGGCTTCGACAGCTCGGTGGGGCTGATCATCCTCGCCGCCACCAACCGCCCCGAAATCCTCGACCAGGCGCTGCTGCGCGCCGGCCGCTTCGACCGCCAGGTGCTGGTGGACCGGCCCGACAAGAAGGGACGGCTGGACATCCTGAAAGTCCACGTCAAGAAGGTGACGCTGGCTCAGGATATCGATCTCGAACAGGTGGCTGCGCTGACCACGGGCTTTTCGGGTGCAGACCTCGCGAACCTGGTCAACGAGGCCGCGCTGGCCGCGACCCGGCGCAAAGCGTCCGCCGTGGAGTTGCAGGATTTCACCGCCGCCATCGAGCGCATCGTGGCGGGCCTGGAGAAGAAGAACCGATTACTCAATCCCAAGGAGCGGGAAACCGTGGCCTATCACGAGATGGGCCATGCGCTGGTGGCGCTGGCGCTGCCCGGCACCGACCCCGTGCACAAGATCTCGATCATCCCGCGCGGCATCGGCGCGCTGGGCTACACCTTGCAGCGCCCCACCGAAGACCGCTTCCTGATGACGCGTACCGATCTCGAGCACAAGATCGCCGTACTGCTGGGCGGGCGTGCCGCCGAAAAGCTGGTGTTCGGCGAGTTGTCTACCGGGGCGGCGGACGATCTGGCGCGAGCCACCGACATCGCCCGCGACATGATCACCCGCTTTGGCATGGACGAAGGACTGGGCTACATCGCCTTCGAGGCGCAGCGGCCACGCTTTCTCGATACACCGGAACTGGCCCACGGCGGCTGCCGGGTGGCCGAATCGACCCAGGCGCGCATCGATCAGGCCATCCGCGACATCGTGATGGGCGTGTTCGAGCGCGCCTACCGGATCCTCGACACCAACCGCGCGGTGCTGGAGCGTTGTGCGCGCGAACTGCTGGCGCGGGAAACGCTCGACGAGAACGACATCCTTCAATTGACCCAAGGACTTGTTCTTGATAGAAACGAAAAGTAG
- the hsp20-GI gene encoding small heat shock protein sHSP20-GI has translation MSALTPWDPFRELDELQNRLATMFGRTPQRQGARTGNEAMTTADWAPMVDISEDENAFLLKLDLPEVPKDAVRVSAENGVLTISGERKLEKEEQGKKFHRIERAYGRFVRSFVLPDNVDPTKVTASMKDGVLEVRLVKAEQAKPKQIEISVN, from the coding sequence ATGTCTGCATTGACTCCGTGGGACCCCTTCCGGGAACTGGATGAATTGCAAAACCGCCTGGCGACGATGTTCGGACGGACACCCCAGCGACAGGGCGCCCGTACCGGCAACGAAGCCATGACCACGGCGGACTGGGCACCAATGGTGGATATCAGCGAGGATGAGAACGCATTCCTCCTCAAGCTGGATCTGCCGGAGGTCCCCAAGGATGCCGTGCGCGTCAGCGCGGAAAACGGTGTGCTCACCATCAGCGGCGAGCGCAAACTGGAAAAAGAGGAGCAGGGCAAGAAGTTCCACCGCATCGAACGTGCGTATGGCCGCTTTGTGCGCAGCTTTGTCTTGCCTGACAACGTTGATCCGACCAAGGTGACGGCTTCCATGAAAGACGGCGTGCTGGAAGTGCGGCTTGTCAAGGCCGAGCAAGCCAAACCGAAACAGATTGAAATCTCAGTCAACTAA
- the cls gene encoding cardiolipin synthase yields MSDPNGLTWAATLVSLAVAIPIAGHAVIYKRDPRSATLWVLLIALLPLGGSLLYGLFGINRYQRRARRLFPGADPAVRQDLSPTMPEPVSPPLAGLAYLVGRATGQSLTSGNRIEPLIDGEQAYPAMLAAIESARHSVALASYIFDGQGIGAQFVDALRRAHERGVQVRVLIDDVYARWRPRSAYRALQRAGVPAATFNPTLIPARLHGAHLRNHRKLLVIDGETGFTGGMNIFSPYWRPDAPEQACHDLHFRLRGPVVAHLIRCFTDDWCDTTGERLNEGFWGEPPATADEQGTSWARGIEAGPDEALDRMRWTFMGALSAAKHSVRIWTPYFVPDQPMIAALSTAALRGVRVEVLTPANGDHPTVQWAARAHYWQVLEHGVRIFERPGPFDHSKLMLIDGQWCCLGSANWDARSLRLNFEFNVEVYDTALSTRLSSLFDAARDAADEISAMALRARPLAIRLRDGVARLFTPIL; encoded by the coding sequence GTGTCCGACCCCAACGGGCTGACATGGGCAGCCACCCTCGTGTCGCTGGCGGTCGCTATCCCCATAGCGGGGCACGCGGTCATCTACAAGCGTGACCCTCGATCGGCCACGCTGTGGGTACTGCTGATCGCCTTGTTGCCGCTGGGCGGTTCGCTGCTGTATGGGCTGTTCGGCATCAACCGTTACCAGCGGCGGGCGCGGCGGCTCTTCCCGGGGGCAGATCCTGCTGTTCGGCAGGACCTCTCGCCCACGATGCCCGAGCCCGTATCGCCGCCGCTTGCCGGCCTGGCGTACCTGGTGGGACGCGCCACCGGCCAGTCGCTGACCAGCGGCAACCGCATCGAGCCGCTCATCGATGGCGAGCAGGCCTACCCGGCCATGCTCGCCGCCATCGAATCGGCGCGGCACAGCGTCGCGCTGGCTTCGTACATCTTCGACGGCCAAGGCATCGGGGCGCAGTTCGTCGATGCGCTGCGCCGGGCTCATGAGCGCGGCGTGCAAGTGCGGGTGCTGATCGACGACGTCTATGCCCGCTGGAGGCCCCGCAGCGCCTACCGCGCCTTGCAACGCGCCGGCGTTCCGGCGGCGACGTTCAACCCGACGTTGATTCCCGCGCGCCTGCATGGCGCGCATCTGCGCAATCACCGCAAGCTGCTGGTGATCGATGGCGAGACGGGTTTCACCGGCGGCATGAACATCTTCAGCCCGTATTGGCGGCCCGATGCGCCGGAGCAGGCCTGTCACGATTTGCACTTTCGTCTGCGCGGGCCGGTGGTTGCGCATCTGATTCGGTGCTTCACCGACGATTGGTGCGATACCACGGGCGAGCGGCTCAACGAGGGTTTCTGGGGCGAACCGCCCGCAACGGCTGATGAGCAAGGAACCTCTTGGGCGCGCGGCATCGAGGCCGGTCCCGATGAGGCCCTGGACAGGATGCGCTGGACCTTCATGGGCGCTTTGAGCGCGGCGAAGCATTCGGTGCGCATCTGGACACCTTACTTCGTGCCCGATCAGCCGATGATCGCGGCGCTGAGCACGGCCGCGTTGCGCGGCGTGCGCGTCGAGGTGCTGACGCCTGCGAACGGAGACCATCCCACGGTGCAATGGGCGGCGCGCGCCCACTACTGGCAGGTGCTTGAGCACGGTGTGCGCATCTTCGAACGGCCGGGCCCGTTCGACCACAGCAAGCTGATGCTGATAGACGGCCAGTGGTGCTGCCTGGGTTCGGCCAATTGGGATGCACGCAGCCTGCGCCTGAACTTCGAGTTCAATGTGGAGGTGTACGACACCGCGTTGTCTACGCGGCTGTCATCCCTTTTTGATGCCGCCCGTGATGCGGCGGACGAGATATCGGCGATGGCGTTGCGCGCCCGCCCGCTGGCCATCCGCTTGCGCGACGGGGTGGCCCGTCTGTTCACTCCCATTCTCTAG
- a CDS encoding YfdX family protein yields the protein MNEQTSNPNAINEGTNEQAAVSSLPARPEPKPEVVTEVQPEVQKETDSQAADKRKQVLDEAVSALALTKSALAALDEKESARALATLAEVTGKLELIVAREPTLALAPVDVRTIVHDLFANTETVEAMTDEALDALKHGEVQRARRVLALLASEIVIAVTNIPLATYPAAVKSVVPLIDQGKIEEAKAALQLALGTLVETLSVIPLPILRAKLLVKRAETLTEDGQRSEASGERLQDLLNEARQQLEMAELLGYGKKKDFEPLYSELKKVKEKTAGGGSGKGWLDEIKAKLSKLF from the coding sequence ATGAATGAGCAAACATCGAATCCCAACGCGATCAACGAAGGCACGAACGAACAGGCCGCGGTAAGCAGCCTTCCTGCCAGACCAGAGCCCAAGCCCGAAGTCGTCACGGAGGTACAGCCTGAGGTTCAGAAGGAAACGGACTCGCAAGCGGCAGACAAACGTAAACAAGTCCTCGATGAGGCCGTCTCGGCCTTGGCGCTGACCAAATCAGCGCTGGCGGCCCTGGACGAAAAAGAATCCGCGCGAGCACTGGCAACGCTGGCCGAAGTGACGGGAAAGCTGGAGCTGATCGTTGCACGCGAACCCACGCTCGCCCTGGCCCCCGTTGATGTGCGCACCATCGTGCACGACTTGTTCGCCAACACGGAAACCGTTGAGGCGATGACTGACGAGGCGCTGGATGCCCTCAAACATGGCGAGGTGCAACGCGCTCGTCGCGTGTTGGCATTGCTGGCCAGCGAAATCGTGATTGCGGTCACCAACATCCCTCTGGCGACTTACCCGGCAGCCGTGAAATCCGTCGTGCCGCTGATCGATCAGGGCAAGATCGAAGAGGCCAAGGCCGCGCTGCAGTTGGCGCTCGGCACGCTCGTCGAGACACTCAGCGTCATCCCGCTGCCCATCCTGCGCGCCAAACTGCTCGTCAAGCGCGCCGAGACCTTGACAGAAGATGGCCAGCGCAGCGAGGCGTCCGGTGAACGCCTGCAGGACTTGTTAAACGAAGCCCGGCAGCAGTTGGAAATGGCAGAACTGCTGGGCTATGGCAAAAAGAAGGACTTTGAGCCCCTGTACTCTGAACTCAAGAAAGTCAAGGAAAAGACGGCCGGAGGCGGGAGCGGAAAAGGCTGGCTCGATGAAATCAAGGCAAAGCTGTCAAAGCTGTTCTAA